From Paucibacter aquatile, the proteins below share one genomic window:
- the rpsC gene encoding 30S ribosomal protein S3 produces the protein MGQKIHPTGFRLPVTRNWASRWYANNQNFASMLAEDLQVRDFLKARLKNAAVSRVLIERPAKNARITIFSARPGVVIGKKGEDIESLKAELTKRLGVPVAVNIEEVRKPEIDAQLIADSITQQLEKRIMFRRAMKRAMQNAMRLGAQGIKIMSSGRLNGIEIARCEWYREGRVPLHTLKADIDYGFSEASTTYGIIGVKVWVYRGDRLANGEAPVIKSEAGEDDRRPRRNARPGAPAGRGRPGGDRGPRGEGGDKPASTGDAAQPAAKRVVRKAAPAGGEAKGE, from the coding sequence ATGGGACAGAAAATTCATCCGACCGGTTTTCGCCTGCCTGTCACGCGTAACTGGGCTTCGCGTTGGTACGCGAACAACCAGAACTTCGCGTCCATGCTGGCCGAAGATCTGCAGGTCCGCGACTTCCTGAAGGCACGCCTGAAGAACGCCGCTGTGTCGCGCGTTCTGATTGAGCGCCCCGCGAAGAACGCCCGCATCACCATTTTCTCGGCTCGTCCGGGCGTGGTGATCGGCAAGAAGGGCGAGGACATCGAAAGCCTGAAGGCCGAGCTGACCAAGCGTCTGGGCGTGCCGGTGGCAGTGAACATCGAAGAAGTGCGCAAGCCTGAAATCGATGCTCAGCTGATCGCCGACTCGATCACCCAGCAGCTGGAAAAGCGCATCATGTTCCGCCGCGCCATGAAGCGTGCGATGCAGAATGCGATGCGTCTGGGTGCTCAAGGCATCAAGATCATGTCGTCGGGCCGTCTGAACGGCATCGAAATCGCTCGTTGCGAGTGGTACCGTGAAGGCCGTGTGCCTCTTCACACCCTGAAGGCTGACATCGACTACGGCTTCTCCGAAGCCAGCACGACGTACGGCATCATCGGCGTGAAGGTGTGGGTCTACCGCGGCGACCGCCTGGCCAACGGCGAAGCGCCGGTGATCAAGAGCGAAGCTGGTGAAGACGATCGTCGTCCGCGTCGCAACGCCCGTCCTGGCGCCCCGGCTGGCCGTGGCCGCCCGGGTGGTGACCGTGGTCCGCGTGGTGAAGGCGGCGACAAGCCGGCTTCCACCGGTGACGCAGCCCAGCCCGCTGCCAAGCGTGTCGTCCGCAAGGCCGCACCCGCTGGCGGTGAGGCCAAAGGAGAATAA
- the rplP gene encoding 50S ribosomal protein L16 → MLQPARRKYRKEQKGRNTGVATRGAAVSFGDFGLKATERGRLTARQIEAARRAISRHIKRGGRIFIRIFPDKPISQKPAEVRMGNGKGNPEYYVAEIQPGKVLYEINGVPEALAREAFTLAAAKLPLSCTFVTRQVGT, encoded by the coding sequence ATGCTGCAACCAGCTCGTCGCAAATACCGCAAGGAGCAAAAGGGTCGTAACACTGGTGTTGCTACCCGCGGTGCTGCCGTTTCTTTCGGTGACTTCGGTCTGAAGGCTACCGAACGCGGCCGCCTGACGGCTCGTCAAATCGAAGCTGCACGTCGTGCAATCTCGCGCCACATCAAGCGCGGTGGTCGTATCTTCATCCGCATCTTCCCCGACAAGCCGATCTCCCAGAAGCCCGCCGAAGTCCGTATGGGTAACGGTAAGGGCAACCCGGAGTACTACGTCGCTGAAATTCAGCCTGGCAAGGTGCTCTACGAGATCAACGGTGTGCCGGAAGCCCTGGCTCGCGAAGCGTTCACTCTGGCTGCTGCAAAGCTGCCGCTGAGCTGCACCTTCGTGACCCGCCAGGTCGGCACCTGA
- the rpmC gene encoding 50S ribosomal protein L29 has translation MKASELRGKDVAALEKEVTDLLKAHFGLRMQKATQQLTNHTVLGNTRRDIARVKTILNEKKKGAAK, from the coding sequence ATGAAAGCATCTGAACTGCGTGGCAAGGATGTCGCTGCCTTGGAAAAGGAAGTGACCGACCTGCTGAAGGCCCATTTCGGCCTTCGCATGCAAAAGGCGACTCAACAGTTGACCAACCACACCGTGTTGGGCAACACGCGCCGCGACATCGCTCGTGTCAAGACCATCTTGAACGAGAAGAAGAAGGGAGCCGCGAAATGA
- the rpsQ gene encoding 30S ribosomal protein S17 has translation MTQAQEKNTRTLVGRVVSDKRAKTITVLVERRAKHELYGKIVARSRKYHAHDEKGEYKMGDVVEIAESRPLSKTKSWVVTRLVEKAQVV, from the coding sequence ATGACGCAAGCTCAAGAAAAGAACACGCGCACCCTGGTCGGTCGCGTGGTCAGCGACAAGCGCGCCAAGACCATCACGGTCCTGGTTGAGCGTCGGGCCAAGCACGAGCTCTACGGCAAGATCGTGGCCCGTTCTCGCAAGTACCACGCCCACGATGAAAAGGGCGAGTACAAGATGGGTGATGTGGTTGAGATCGCTGAAAGCCGTCCGCTGTCCAAGACCAAGAGCTGGGTCGTGACCCGCCTGGTCGAGAAGGCACAAGTGGTTTAA
- a CDS encoding peroxiredoxin — protein sequence MLKIGDRLPAATLQEFIEVEGEGCSLGPNKFAVDALVAGKKIAIFALPGAFTPTCSAQHVPGYVQQAEALRAAGVDEIWCLSVNDAFVMGAWGREQKTAGKVRMMADGSAEFTRATGLTLDLTAGGLGLRSQRYSMLVVDGVVKTLNIEAPGKFEVSDAATMLAQAQQV from the coding sequence ATGCTGAAGATCGGCGATCGCCTGCCCGCGGCCACCCTGCAAGAATTCATCGAAGTTGAAGGCGAGGGCTGCTCCCTCGGCCCGAACAAGTTCGCCGTCGACGCCCTGGTGGCTGGCAAAAAGATTGCCATCTTTGCGCTGCCTGGTGCGTTCACGCCGACCTGCTCGGCTCAGCATGTGCCGGGCTATGTGCAGCAGGCCGAGGCTCTGCGCGCCGCCGGTGTCGATGAAATCTGGTGCCTGTCGGTCAATGACGCCTTTGTGATGGGTGCCTGGGGACGTGAGCAGAAGACGGCCGGCAAGGTTCGCATGATGGCGGATGGCAGTGCCGAGTTCACCAGGGCCACGGGCTTGACGCTGGATCTGACTGCGGGCGGCTTGGGCCTGCGTTCGCAGCGCTATTCCATGCTGGTGGTCGATGGCGTGGTCAAGACGCTCAATATCGAAGCACCCGGCAAGTTCGAAGTGAGCGATGCAGCGACCATGCTCGCTCAAGCTCAGCAAGTCTGA
- the rplN gene encoding 50S ribosomal protein L14 — protein sequence MIQMQSRLDVADNTGAKSVMCIKVLGGSKRRYAGIGDIIKVSIKEAAPRARVKKGEVYSAVVVRTAKGVRRQDGSLVKFDGNAAVLLNAKLEPIGTRIFGPVTRELRTERFMKIVSLAPEVL from the coding sequence ATGATTCAAATGCAATCGCGACTCGATGTCGCGGACAACACTGGCGCCAAGTCCGTCATGTGCATCAAGGTGCTTGGTGGTTCCAAGCGTCGTTATGCCGGTATTGGTGACATCATCAAGGTCAGCATCAAAGAAGCTGCGCCTCGCGCCCGCGTCAAAAAGGGTGAGGTTTACAGCGCTGTGGTGGTTCGCACCGCCAAGGGCGTGCGTCGTCAAGACGGCTCTTTGGTCAAGTTCGACGGCAATGCCGCCGTGCTGCTGAACGCCAAGCTCGAGCCGATCGGCACTCGTATCTTCGGCCCGGTGACGCGTGAACTGCGTACCGAGCGTTTCATGAAGATCGTGTCGCTGGCGCCTGAGGTTCTCTGA
- the rplX gene encoding 50S ribosomal protein L24, whose protein sequence is MNKIRTGDEVIVLTGRDKGKRGAVTQRVDADHIVVDGINVVKKHVKPNPMKGTTGGVVDKTMPIHQSNVAIFNAASGKADRVGIKLLADGKKVRVYKSTGEEIKA, encoded by the coding sequence ATGAACAAGATTCGCACAGGCGACGAGGTCATCGTTCTGACCGGCCGTGACAAAGGTAAGCGTGGTGCGGTGACGCAGCGCGTGGATGCTGATCACATCGTCGTCGACGGCATCAATGTCGTCAAAAAGCACGTCAAGCCCAACCCGATGAAGGGTACCACCGGTGGTGTGGTGGACAAGACGATGCCTATCCATCAATCCAACGTGGCGATTTTCAACGCTGCATCCGGCAAGGCCGATCGCGTGGGCATCAAGCTGCTCGCCGATGGCAAGAAGGTGCGCGTTTACAAGTCGACCGGCGAAGAGATCAAGGCTTAA
- the rplE gene encoding 50S ribosomal protein L5, whose protein sequence is MARLQAFYREKVVPDLSAKFGYKSVMEVPRITKITLNMGVSEAVADKKVMDHAVGDLTKIAGQKPVVTKSKKAIAGFKIRDNVPIGCMVTLRGVQMYEFLDRFVTIALPRVRDFRGISGRSFDGRGNYNIGVKEQIIFPEIDYDKVDALRGLNISITTTAKTDDEAKALLAAFKFPFKN, encoded by the coding sequence ATGGCTCGTTTGCAAGCGTTTTATCGCGAAAAAGTTGTGCCCGACCTCTCGGCGAAGTTTGGTTACAAGTCGGTCATGGAAGTGCCGCGCATCACCAAGATCACCCTGAACATGGGTGTCAGTGAAGCGGTCGCCGACAAGAAGGTCATGGACCACGCCGTGGGCGACCTGACCAAGATCGCTGGCCAGAAGCCTGTGGTCACCAAGTCGAAGAAGGCCATTGCAGGTTTCAAGATTCGTGACAACGTGCCGATCGGCTGCATGGTCACCCTGCGCGGCGTTCAGATGTATGAATTCCTGGATCGTTTCGTGACGATCGCGCTGCCGCGCGTTCGTGACTTCCGTGGTATCTCGGGTCGCTCGTTCGACGGCCGCGGCAACTACAACATCGGCGTCAAAGAACAGATCATCTTCCCTGAGATCGACTATGACAAGGTGGATGCGCTGCGTGGTCTGAACATCAGCATCACCACTACCGCCAAAACGGACGACGAAGCCAAGGCACTCCTGGCTGCGTTCAAGTTTCCGTTCAAGAACTGA
- the rpsN gene encoding 30S ribosomal protein S14: MAKTSLIQRELKRDALVAKYAKKYAELKAIINDAKKSDEERYIARLELQKLPRNAYPTRQRNRCALTGRPRGTFRKFGLARNKIRELAFKGDIPGVVKASW, from the coding sequence GTGGCTAAAACTTCACTTATTCAACGTGAACTGAAGCGCGATGCGTTGGTGGCCAAGTACGCGAAGAAATACGCGGAACTGAAGGCAATCATCAACGACGCGAAGAAGTCGGACGAAGAGCGCTACATCGCTCGCCTGGAGCTGCAGAAGCTGCCTCGCAACGCCTACCCGACCCGTCAGCGTAACCGCTGCGCGTTGACCGGCCGTCCCCGCGGTACCTTCCGCAAGTTCGGCTTGGCCCGTAACAAGATTCGTGAGCTGGCCTTCAAGGGCGACATCCCCGGTGTCGTCAAGGCCAGCTGGTAA
- the rpsH gene encoding 30S ribosomal protein S8, whose translation MSMSDPIADMLTRIRNAQSVEKPSVVMPSSKLKIAIAKVLKDEGYIDSFAVRGEAARPELEIALKYYAGRPVIERIERVSRPGLRIYKGRHDIPQVMNGLGVAIVTTPQGVMTDRKARQAGIGGEVLCYVA comes from the coding sequence ATGAGCATGAGTGATCCTATCGCCGATATGCTGACCCGCATTCGCAACGCCCAGAGCGTTGAGAAGCCCAGCGTCGTGATGCCTTCCTCCAAGTTGAAGATCGCGATCGCCAAGGTCTTGAAGGACGAGGGTTATATCGACAGTTTCGCAGTGCGCGGTGAAGCCGCTCGCCCCGAGCTGGAGATTGCGCTGAAGTATTACGCCGGTCGCCCGGTGATTGAGCGCATCGAACGCGTGAGCCGTCCCGGCCTGCGCATTTACAAGGGCCGCCACGACATCCCTCAGGTCATGAATGGCCTGGGAGTGGCGATTGTCACTACGCCCCAGGGCGTGATGACCGACCGCAAAGCACGTCAAGCCGGCATCGGCGGCGAAGTGCTCTGCTACGTCGCCTAA
- the rplF gene encoding 50S ribosomal protein L6: MSRVGKMPVAIPQGVDVTITADQVSVKGALGTLVRPLNGLVTIKNEGGQLSFVPRDDSSAAGAMSGTVRALVANMVNGVSKGFEKKLNLVGVGFRAQAQGQKLNLQIGFSHPVVKDMPAGIKVECPTQTEILIKGADRQVVGQLAAEVRAFRPPEPYKGKGIRYSDEKVSLKETKKK, translated from the coding sequence ATGTCCCGCGTTGGAAAAATGCCGGTCGCCATTCCCCAGGGAGTGGATGTGACCATCACTGCTGACCAAGTCAGCGTCAAGGGCGCTCTGGGCACGCTGGTGCGTCCCCTGAACGGCCTCGTGACCATCAAGAATGAAGGCGGCCAGCTGTCTTTCGTTCCCCGTGACGACTCCTCCGCCGCTGGCGCGATGAGCGGCACTGTTCGCGCTCTGGTGGCCAATATGGTCAACGGCGTGAGCAAGGGTTTCGAAAAGAAGCTGAACCTGGTTGGCGTGGGCTTCCGTGCCCAGGCTCAAGGTCAAAAGCTGAACCTGCAGATCGGTTTCTCTCACCCCGTGGTGAAGGACATGCCGGCTGGCATCAAGGTTGAGTGCCCGACCCAGACCGAAATTCTGATCAAGGGCGCGGATCGCCAGGTCGTCGGACAACTGGCCGCGGAAGTGCGCGCCTTCCGTCCGCCGGAACCCTACAAGGGCAAGGGCATCCGCTATTCCGACGAGAAGGTCTCTCTCAAAGAGACCAAGAAGAAGTAA
- the rplR gene encoding 50S ribosomal protein L18: MLTKKEQRIRRSRQTRARIAVQRVVRLTVFRSNLHIYASVISDDGTRVLASASTAEKAVREQLGGAGKGGNVAAATLIGKRIAEKAKAAGIEKVAFDRAGFAYHGRVKALAEAAREAGLQF, encoded by the coding sequence ATGTTGACCAAAAAAGAACAGCGCATCCGTCGCTCGCGTCAGACTCGCGCCCGCATTGCGGTGCAGCGCGTCGTTCGCCTGACGGTGTTCCGCTCCAATCTGCACATCTACGCAAGCGTCATCTCCGACGATGGCACCCGTGTGTTGGCCAGCGCTTCGACCGCCGAGAAGGCAGTCCGCGAGCAACTGGGCGGCGCAGGCAAGGGTGGCAATGTGGCTGCAGCCACATTGATCGGCAAGCGCATCGCCGAAAAGGCGAAGGCTGCTGGTATCGAGAAGGTTGCTTTCGACCGCGCAGGTTTCGCCTATCACGGTCGTGTCAAGGCTTTGGCCGAAGCAGCCCGCGAAGCCGGCCTGCAGTTCTGA
- the rpsE gene encoding 30S ribosomal protein S5, giving the protein MAKFQPRVQTEGNDDGLKEKMIAINRVTKVVKGGRTLSFAALTVVGDGNGRIGMGKGKAKEVPVAVQKAMESARRNMIKVDLRNGTIHHNVVGGHGAASVMMIPAQAGTGVIAGGPMRAVFEVMGVTDIVTKSHGSTNPYNMVRATLDALKRSTTAAEVAAKRGKSVEEILG; this is encoded by the coding sequence ATGGCAAAGTTTCAACCCCGCGTGCAGACCGAAGGCAATGACGACGGCCTGAAGGAAAAGATGATCGCGATCAACCGCGTCACCAAGGTGGTGAAGGGTGGTCGTACTCTGAGCTTCGCCGCGTTGACGGTGGTCGGTGATGGCAATGGCCGCATCGGTATGGGCAAGGGCAAGGCGAAGGAAGTTCCCGTCGCCGTGCAGAAGGCGATGGAATCTGCCCGTCGCAACATGATCAAGGTTGACCTGCGCAACGGCACCATTCACCACAATGTGGTGGGCGGCCATGGCGCAGCCAGCGTGATGATGATCCCCGCACAAGCTGGTACCGGCGTGATCGCCGGCGGCCCGATGCGCGCGGTCTTCGAAGTGATGGGCGTGACCGACATCGTGACCAAGAGCCACGGTTCGACCAACCCGTACAACATGGTTCGCGCCACTCTGGACGCGCTGAAGCGCTCCACGACGGCTGCGGAAGTCGCCGCCAAGCGCGGCAAGTCGGTCGAAGAAATTCTCGGCTGA
- the rpmD gene encoding 50S ribosomal protein L30 translates to MSDKKTVTVKLVRSPIGTRASHRATVVGLGLRKLNSTSVLEDTPAVRGMINKIAYLVQVL, encoded by the coding sequence ATGTCTGACAAGAAAACCGTAACCGTCAAGTTGGTTCGCAGCCCCATCGGCACCCGTGCATCGCACCGTGCCACCGTGGTGGGTCTGGGCCTGCGCAAGCTGAACAGCACCAGCGTGTTGGAAGACACGCCGGCCGTGCGCGGCATGATCAACAAGATCGCCTATCTCGTGCAGGTGCTGTAA
- the rplO gene encoding 50S ribosomal protein L15 codes for MQLNTIQPAAGAKHAKRRVGRGIGSGLGKTAGRGHKGQKSRAGGYHKVGFEGGQMPLQRRLPKRGFKSASLKFNAEVNLDDLQALVADEIDLMTLKAVGLVPELTKNAKVILSGSISRKITLKGVGATAGAKAAIEAAGGSVA; via the coding sequence ATGCAACTCAATACCATTCAGCCCGCAGCTGGCGCCAAGCACGCCAAGCGTCGCGTGGGCCGTGGCATCGGCTCCGGTCTGGGCAAGACCGCTGGCCGTGGTCACAAGGGTCAGAAGTCGCGCGCAGGCGGCTACCACAAGGTGGGTTTCGAAGGCGGTCAAATGCCTCTGCAACGTCGCCTGCCCAAGCGTGGTTTCAAGTCGGCTTCGTTGAAGTTCAACGCCGAAGTGAACCTGGACGATCTGCAAGCCCTGGTGGCCGACGAGATCGATCTGATGACGCTGAAGGCTGTGGGCCTGGTGCCTGAGCTGACCAAGAACGCCAAGGTCATCCTGTCGGGTTCGATCAGCCGCAAGATCACGCTGAAGGGCGTGGGCGCGACGGCTGGCGCCAAGGCTGCCATCGAGGCTGCCGGCGGCTCGGTCGCTTAA
- the secY gene encoding preprotein translocase subunit SecY has product MATNANQLAKSGKFGDLRRRLVFLLLALVVYRIGGHIPVPGIDPAQLQQFFKGQEGGILSLFNMFSGGALSRFTVFALGITPYISASIVIQLMGYVVPSLEALKKEGEAGRRKITQYTRYGTLGLALFQSLSIALALESSAGLVVNPGFGFRLTAVSSLVAGTMFLMWLGEQITERGLGNGISILIFGGIAAGLPGAIGGLLELVRTGAMGPVSFLFLAAVVVAVTYLVVFVERGQRKILVNYAKRQVGNKVYGGQSSHLPLKLNMSGVIPPIFASSIILLPTTIVSWFATGDGLRWLKDLAGMVAPGQPIYVLLYAAAIVFFCFFYTALVFNSRETADNLKKSGAFIPGIRPGDQTAKHIDKILSRLTLAGAIYITGVCLLPEFLTLKYNVPFYFGGTSLLIIVVVTMDFWAQVQSYVMSQQYESLLKKANFKAS; this is encoded by the coding sequence GTGGCTACCAACGCAAACCAACTGGCCAAGAGCGGCAAGTTCGGCGACCTGCGTCGTCGACTTGTGTTTCTGTTGCTGGCCCTGGTCGTGTATCGCATCGGGGGTCATATCCCCGTGCCTGGTATCGATCCGGCTCAGCTGCAGCAGTTCTTCAAGGGTCAGGAGGGTGGCATCCTGAGCCTGTTCAATATGTTCTCGGGCGGTGCGCTGTCGCGCTTCACCGTCTTCGCGCTGGGCATCACGCCCTACATCTCGGCCTCGATCGTGATTCAGTTGATGGGTTATGTCGTGCCGTCGTTGGAAGCGCTGAAGAAGGAAGGAGAGGCTGGCCGCCGCAAGATCACGCAGTACACGCGCTATGGCACTCTGGGCCTGGCCTTGTTCCAGTCGCTGAGCATCGCTCTGGCGCTGGAAAGCTCGGCTGGCTTGGTGGTCAATCCGGGCTTCGGCTTCCGCTTGACGGCGGTCTCCAGCCTGGTGGCCGGCACGATGTTCCTGATGTGGTTGGGTGAGCAGATCACGGAGCGTGGTCTGGGCAACGGGATTTCGATCCTGATCTTCGGCGGTATCGCTGCAGGCTTGCCTGGTGCCATCGGTGGTTTGTTGGAGCTGGTTCGCACAGGTGCCATGGGCCCGGTGTCCTTCCTGTTCCTGGCTGCAGTCGTCGTGGCTGTGACCTATCTGGTGGTGTTCGTCGAGCGCGGTCAGCGCAAGATCTTGGTGAACTACGCCAAGCGCCAGGTTGGTAACAAAGTCTACGGTGGCCAGTCTTCTCATCTGCCGCTGAAGCTGAACATGTCGGGCGTGATCCCGCCGATCTTCGCGTCGTCCATCATCCTGCTGCCGACCACGATCGTGAGTTGGTTTGCGACCGGTGACGGCCTGCGCTGGTTGAAAGATCTCGCTGGCATGGTGGCGCCTGGACAGCCGATTTACGTGCTGCTCTACGCCGCTGCCATCGTGTTCTTCTGCTTCTTCTACACGGCTCTGGTGTTCAACAGCCGCGAGACTGCAGACAACCTGAAGAAGAGTGGTGCGTTCATTCCGGGTATCCGCCCGGGTGATCAGACTGCCAAGCATATTGACAAGATCTTGTCGCGTTTGACCCTGGCTGGCGCCATCTACATCACCGGTGTGTGCTTGCTGCCAGAGTTCTTGACCTTGAAGTACAACGTGCCTTTCTATTTTGGCGGCACATCCTTGTTGATCATCGTTGTGGTCACCATGGACTTCTGGGCTCAGGTGCAGTCTTACGTGATGAGCCAGCAGTATGAATCGCTGCTGAAGAAGGCAAATTTCAAGGCCAGCTGA
- the infA gene encoding translation initiation factor IF-1 produces the protein MAKDDVIQMQGEILENLPNATFRVKLENGHVVLGHISGKMRMHYIRILPGDKVTVELTPYDLSRARIVFRAK, from the coding sequence ATGGCGAAAGACGACGTCATTCAGATGCAAGGCGAGATTCTTGAGAATCTTCCTAATGCCACGTTTCGTGTGAAGCTGGAGAACGGGCATGTCGTTCTCGGCCACATCTCCGGCAAGATGCGGATGCATTACATCCGCATCCTGCCCGGCGACAAAGTCACCGTAGAACTGACCCCGTACGATTTGAGTCGTGCTCGCATCGTATTCCGGGCGAAGTGA
- the rpmJ gene encoding 50S ribosomal protein L36 — MKVSASVKQMCRNCKIIRRKGVVRVICTDPRHKQRQG; from the coding sequence ATGAAAGTTTCGGCATCCGTCAAGCAGATGTGCCGCAATTGCAAGATCATCCGTCGCAAGGGCGTGGTGCGTGTGATCTGTACCGATCCGCGCCACAAACAGCGTCAAGGCTGA
- the rpsM gene encoding 30S ribosomal protein S13, with the protein MARIAGINIPPHKHTEIGLTSIYGVGRTTAQKICTSCGIPFDKKVKDLTDADLEKIRDEVGRMTIEGDLRREMSINIKRLMDLGCYRGFRHRRGLPMRGQRTRTNARTRKGPRKSAATGKK; encoded by the coding sequence ATGGCACGTATTGCTGGTATCAACATTCCGCCGCATAAGCACACTGAGATTGGTCTGACTTCGATCTACGGCGTTGGCCGTACGACGGCTCAGAAGATCTGCACGTCTTGCGGTATTCCTTTCGACAAGAAGGTCAAGGACCTCACCGACGCTGATCTGGAAAAGATCCGTGATGAAGTGGGCCGCATGACCATCGAAGGCGACCTGCGTCGCGAGATGTCGATCAACATCAAGCGCCTGATGGACCTCGGTTGCTACCGTGGTTTCCGTCACCGCCGTGGTCTGCCGATGCGCGGTCAGCGTACTCGCACGAACGCTCGCACTCGTAAAGGCCCGCGCAAGTCGGCCGCTACGGGCAAGAAGTGA
- the rpsK gene encoding 30S ribosomal protein S11, with protein sequence MAKAPNNSAAQRVRKKVRKNVADGIAHVHASFNNTIITITDRQGGALSWASSGGQGFKGSRKSTPFAAQVAAEVAGRAAQDQGIKNLDVKIKGPGPGRESSVRALGALGIRINSISDVTPVPHNGCRPQKRRRI encoded by the coding sequence ATGGCAAAAGCACCCAATAACTCGGCTGCGCAACGCGTTCGCAAGAAGGTTCGCAAGAACGTTGCCGATGGCATTGCACACGTTCACGCGTCGTTCAATAACACGATCATCACGATCACCGACCGTCAAGGCGGCGCTCTGTCCTGGGCTTCCAGCGGCGGCCAAGGCTTCAAGGGTTCGCGCAAGTCGACCCCCTTCGCAGCCCAGGTGGCAGCTGAAGTGGCCGGCCGTGCTGCTCAAGACCAAGGCATCAAGAACCTGGACGTCAAGATCAAGGGCCCCGGCCCGGGTCGTGAGTCGTCGGTTCGTGCCCTGGGTGCTCTGGGCATCCGGATCAACTCGATCTCCGATGTGACCCCGGTGCCACACAACGGCTGCCGTCCGCAGAAGCGTCGTCGCATCTAA
- the rpsD gene encoding 30S ribosomal protein S4: MARYLGPKAKLSRREGTDLFLKSARRPISDKAKFDSKPGQHGRTSGQRTSDFGLQLREKQKVKRMYGVLERQFRRYFAEAERRKGSTGVNLLTLLESRLDNVVYRMGFGSTRAEARQLVSHKGITVNGEVVNIASYLVKAGDVVAVREKAKKQLRIIDALKLAESIGLPAWVTVDATKLEGVFKKAPDRDEFGAEINESLIVELYSR; this comes from the coding sequence GTGGCACGTTACCTCGGCCCCAAGGCCAAACTTTCCCGCCGTGAAGGCACCGACCTGTTCCTGAAGAGCGCCCGCCGCCCGATCAGTGACAAGGCCAAGTTCGACTCCAAGCCGGGTCAACACGGTCGCACTTCCGGCCAACGCACCTCTGACTTCGGTCTGCAGCTGCGCGAGAAGCAAAAGGTCAAGCGCATGTACGGTGTGCTGGAGCGTCAGTTCCGCCGCTACTTCGCCGAAGCCGAGCGCCGCAAGGGCTCGACCGGCGTCAACCTGCTGACCCTGCTGGAATCGCGCCTGGACAACGTCGTCTACCGCATGGGCTTCGGCTCCACCCGCGCAGAAGCCCGTCAGCTGGTTTCGCACAAGGGCATCACCGTGAACGGTGAAGTCGTGAACATCGCTTCCTACCTGGTAAAGGCCGGTGACGTGGTCGCCGTGCGTGAAAAGGCCAAGAAGCAGCTGCGCATCATCGACGCGCTGAAGCTGGCCGAGTCCATCGGTCTGCCGGCCTGGGTGACTGTGGATGCCACCAAGCTGGAAGGCGTCTTCAAGAAGGCCCCCGATCGCGACGAGTTCGGTGCTGAGATCAATGAATCGCTGATCGTTGAGTTGTACTCGCGTTAA